The nucleotide sequence ACCCGCCGTTCAGACAGGCGCATGCTCAGGTGGTCGCGGTTAAATCCATCCAGCCACATCCCTCCTCCGCCACCTCCGCAGCAATACGCGGTCTCCCGGCAGTGCCCCATTTCCACCAATTCAAGACCCGGGATCGCATGCAATAGCTTGCGGGGTGCGTCGTACTCCCCGTTGTGCCGGCCCAGATAGCAGGGGTCGTGGAACGTGACCCGCTTTGGAATCGGGATTTTTAAATCCAACTCGTGAATTTTAGAAGCGAGATACTGAGTGTAGTGCACCGTTTGAAAGTCGCCGCCCAGGGCCGGGTATTCGTGTAGAAACGCGTTGTACGCGTGGGGATCGGTCACCACAATCTGGTTGAACCGGTACTTCGAGAGCATCTTGATGTTGTGCTCGGCGAGCATTTCGAATAGGCCGCGCTCTCCGGCCATCCGCTGGGAGTCCCCGGCACACTTCTCCTCGTGGCCGAGAATGCCAAAATCGACCCCCAAGGCGTTGAAAATCCGCGCCAAGGCGATAGACGCGTCCTTGCCCCGGGGGTGGTAAGAGGGGTAGCACTCCACAAACCACAGGACATCCACCGGAGCGTTGTGTTTGCTCATGATGGGTACCGGTACCCCCGCTTGTTTCGTCCAGTCCGCCCGTTTCCGGGGGGATTCGCCCAGGGGGTTGCCATAACGGGCCGTCGCCTCAAAGGCGTCGAGCAACTCTTTCGGGGCTTTCCCCTCGAGCACAGCCTTCTCCCGCACCGCCGGCATGATTTTGATCATGTTGACCTCTTTCGGACATACCCGCAGGCAGTTCCGGCAGGTCGTACAGAGCCAGAGGTCCGGGCTGTCTAACAAGGAGGCGCCGAGTTGGGTACGGCGAAACACCTTGCGCGGCGAGTAATCGCCCACCGTGTCGATGGGGCAGACCCCCGTGCATTTGCCGCACTGGTAACAATATCCAAGGGACTCCGCCCCTTCGATGGAGGTAACCGTCTCCAAAGCGGATAGGTCGTACTCTGTGATGGGTCGCGGTTCAAACATCCGGTTAAACGAACCGGTGAGCCGCATGCCGTCGACAACCACTTCGTAGAATTCAAAGCTTTTGGCTTTCGCGTTGCTCAAGTTGCACTCCCTCCCCGTGCCGGATGCCCAGTAGGCCTTCCACGACTCTCGCGAACGGCGGCAGCACCTGGGTAAACTCAGTAGTCATGCGCCAGGATGTCACGGTAAACATATAGACGGCATACACCAAGGACAAACAGATCATCGGACGATGGCTGTCCGGAACCCGCGGCAGCCGGTGAATCGACTCCAGCACCGCCCCCAAGATCCCCATGCCCTGTGCAATCTGCCCATACTGCTGACTGGGGGGAACCCTTGGTTCCATCACCCGGGGATCATCCAGCAGGAGAACGAAGGCGCCGGTCTGGTTGCCGGGGTTGTACAGCCACCGCGTCCACCAGGGAGCGCGCTCGGGATTTGCAAGATAAAACCAATACGTCGCCCATTCCAGGGCCCACTTTGGCCGCTCCTCCCAGTTGTCGACCGACTGCCAAAACTGCTGTCCATTCCCGCTTTCCGCCAGCCGAGCCAAGACATAAGCCCGCTCTGCACCCCGCTCCCGTTCTGCCGCCGGCAGGCGTCGGGTGGCAGGAATCAGATGCCACGGCAATCTCCCAGGATCCCCCCGACTTTGTTTTATGAGATCAAACTGTTGGTTTGCCGACCGGAGGCGCCGGTCCAAGTGATCAGCCCACGACCCAAAGGCATCTTCTGGAATGAAAGGCTCGGCTTTATCCAGAAACTCCTTGAGCGCCTCCGCATCGATCATCACGCCGTTCATCCGACAGACACGCGTTGCAGCCGGTTCAGCAGCGCCACCGCTTTCATCGCCGCAGCCCCGCCCATGGAAATCGAATCCTCCAGGTCCTTTGGCCCGGCGGCCGCCCCGGCGACAAAAATTCCCGGCACGGGTGTGGAAACGGTGTCCAGGGGCCCCCCTTGGGTCGCCAGAAAGCCATGATCCTCCCGAGGAATGTTGAAAATACGGCTCATCTCGATCGTCCCCCGGGACGGTTCCATCCCCACCGAAAGAATAACCATGTCCATAAGAACTTCCACGGGCCGGCCCATCGTGGTGTCTTCCCCTTTGACCAGCAGCCGATCGCCTTTCCGGATGATCTCGGTCACAATCCCGCGCACGTAGTTCACTTTGTACTCTTCCTGAGCTTTCCAATAAATCTGATCTTCCCAAAACCCATACATGCGCATGTCGATATAGAAAATAAAGACTTTTGCGTTGGGCAACATCCTCTTGATCTCGATCGATTGTTTGGAGGCGATCCCACAGCACACTTTCGAACAATACTTGTTTCCGATCTGCCGGTCCCGGGAGCCCACACATTGAATAAAAGCCACCCGTTCCGGGGGTTCACCCGTCGAAGGACGCACAATCTTGCCTTGTTTCATCATTTTTTCGGCGTCAACCAGGGTGATAACATCGTCGTACTCGTAATACCCGTACATCTGGGTCTCCCGGCCGGGATCGAAATGTTGAAATCCCGTGGCGATGATGACCGCACCCACTTCTTCTTCCACCTGGGCACCATCCGCCCCTGCCAGAGTCACTCTAAACTCCCCTTCTCGCCCTTCGCTTTTGACGACCCGGGTCCCGAGCCGAAGGTCCACCAAGGGATGTTTGCGAACATCTCCCAGTAATCCGGCCATCTCTTCCTCAGTATCCCGCAGGTCGGGGGTCAAGGTGGCGTAACTCGAAGCATAGGGAGTTCCGCCCAATTCATCCCGCGCTTCCACCAGAATCGCTTTCTTTCCAAGATCGGCGACACCCCTCGCCGCCTCCAGGCCCGCGGGCCCGCCCCCCACAATCAACACGCTATCTTTCGGCATACCGGTTCCCCTTTCTGCATCGGAATCGGAACTCAGTTGGATTACATGACTGCTTCCCAAGTGAGCGTCTCCACCGCGCCGCTGCGGATTTTTTCAAGGTCTTGCTCGAATTCCGCCCACGCCGCTTCGTGGTCGATGCCCATCTTGTTGAGAAGGGCGGCGGTATCGGTGGAATGCCAGTGCAGTTGAGCCACCCGATAGGGATGAGCACCCAAAGCCAGGGCGGCGAACTGGGACTCGGACATCACCGGCACCCCGACATTCCGGTCGTGGGCCCGGGCCGCGAACTGGCTCTTGTCGAGCGAAGTCACGCATCCCGTGTCGTGGGTCAACACCACATCGGGGTTTGCTTCTTCTTTCATCACTTCAATCTTGCGCAAGGTCGCAAAACTCCGGGTGAAATCGCGTTCCACGAGGATGTGTCGGAAACCAAATCCACAGCAGTCATACCACGTGGAATAATCGGCGACGTTCCCGCCCAAGGCCGTCACCACCGCCGTGACCACCGCCGTCCTCTGTCCGTTGTAAATTTCCGCGTCATAGACCGCATCCGCCCGCTGCAGTTTGTAATAGTGACAGGCTGGATGAACCGCTACTGTAATATTGGACACGTCCCGCACCCGCCGGGCGGCCAATTGATCCCGCACCGCATACATCCATTCGCTGTAATGTACAATCTCCTCGGGCATCACGAAGGGCCGCCCGAGCTTGTGCAGGATATCCCGGACCTGCCGGCGCAGATTCGCGTCGTGGACCAACTCGTGACGAACCTCTTTGTAATGGCCAAAGCTGGTTCCGCAATGAATGAGGGGATAATATCCTGTCTCATACGCGGCGGCAAAATTCCGCATCGCCACCGCGGCTTGGGCGGCCTGGTTGGAGGTGGCAGAAGCGTAGTAATTCCACCCCGTGCACGACGTTTGATCCCGGGGATCAAAATAGTCGTACCCTAACAACCGATTCAGCCAAAAGATGGACGTGGAATAGCCCGGGATATGCCCGCACTGGCCGCAGCTCTTGTGGTGCCACGTTTTTTGGAGCGGGATCTTCTTCTTCCATCCGAACTTCGTGCGCACTTCCACATAAGGTTCGGGAACCGGCTGGACAATCCATTCCCCTGCCCTCCCCAACTCCCACACCGCTTCCCGGATGTCCTCATCCGGCGCCTCGTTGGGATCGGGTTCAAACACGCGCTGAGTGTCAACCTGCAAGACTCCTCCACTTTTCGCATCCCGGTCAGGCATCGATCCTCTTCTCCTTTCTCCTCGTAACCCGACAGAGTGATCTGTGATGTCCATCAGTCGAAGGTGAGACCCATCTCCTCCAGTTCGTCTTCCATCAGCTCTTCGATAATGGCGTGCAACCCCTCATCCAGGGATGCAATCATATCGAGGGCCCCGGTCATTTTCCAGATCGCAAACAACTCCCGGGTGGTGCGCTCGTCTACCGCCCAGGAAGTCGCCGTGGTGTGCATCGTATCCGGCGGGAGCGCCTTGCGCCACGTGTCGAGGTTCCGGGATACCTCCCGCACCTGGGGCCCCCAATCCGGAAACGCGTCTTCCTGCAACATATCCGGGGAAACCTGGGTGCCGGTGGTCATAATTTTATAAATGACCCGGGTGTATCCCGCCAATGCCTCTTGTGTCGACCGCAGGCCGTTTTTCACCGCCACTTCCCGCATAATCGTGATCAAACCACCGGGGTTATTCTTGCGCGGACAACGCGTACAAGAGAAACATTGGGAGCAGTTCCAGACGTCTTCGTTCAATTGGACGTAGAACGTTTCAACGTCCTCTCGGGCCAGGGTTTGCGCGATCTTACGCGGGGAAAAATCGTAAAATCGCGCCGATGGGCAGGCGGCCACACAAATCCCGCACTCATAACAGCCATATAGATAATCATGGAAGCGGGGGTCGGCCTTTACTTCCGCAAAAAGTCTCTCTTTTTCTTCCAGTGGAATTTCGGTATAGCTCAAGGTCGCCGACGGCAATCGCAGTCCCCCCTCAACCGAAATGGTTCGCCGGTGGTGCAAATGGACATCGATATTCTGTGATGAAACTGTATAATCCCAAACATCGACCTCCTCTGTGAACTCTGCATATGAATGGGGCTGATTTTGAGTTGATTCAGACTCCGCCTCCTTTTCCGACTCCACCAATGCTATTGAAGAGCTCGACATCAAGTGACGGCCGCAGATCTTATCGCCACCGCTTCATCGTCCAGACTGAATCAAAGGGTACGACTTGGGCAGGAAAGGAAGTGTTTGATGGAAGTGCTTCATTGAAGTGCTTCTATACGAGGTGCAACATCCAAGTGCTGTGTGGGTACCGCGCGGTACTGGTACGATACCCGGTAGGGTTCACTGTTTATTCATGGTTTTGATTATAATCCACATTTATGGTCTCGACAACCCTCTTTATTGTTTTTTAACTTATCTGTTTTCTCTGCACATCCCTTTCGCCGGATCGAAAACATTTCCATCCCCTCGGTTCGGCGAAACTGTTTGCTGCAAGCCAAAAAAAGGCCCGCACAAGCGGGCCCTGGGTGTAATGCGAAGTTAGCGGCAATGTCGATGATGGTGCCTCTTGCACTTGACGACCAAGATCTGACCTGGATGCAGACAGATGAAAATCTTCTTCGGTTTCCGCACCTATCATCACCACCTTCCCCCTGCTACATCCTATGCAGCCGGAAACTGGACAGAGTGGACGATCGTTCCAGGATCAAAGAAATTTTCGATGGTTCTTTTTCCCGTCATAGCTGAAAAGGATCGCCCGGCTATCCAACACCGTTTCCAGATGGACCGGACGCCCCCACAACCGATACACATAAGGGAGCGTTTTTTCCACATACTTGACGTCCAACTCCACCCCTTCATACCGGTGCTTGAGATACAGCTCACCGTTTTGCAAGTAATCCCCGTCCTGCACGAGAATCACGGGAAATCCGCCGTTGACCCGGGCGGCGCACAGAGTGTCCCGCACTTTCTCCCAATCCGTCTCCACCACCCGCCACTCATTGCCCATCTTCTGGTAAAGATAGAGGTTCAGTTCCTCCACCAGCTCTTTGGTCAAATAGTTGCGCAAAAAGGAGGTGTCTGTCTCGGTCTCCCGCACCTCAAACATCTTCGCCCGCCCTTGGCCGGGTCTCGCTCCAAAGCGCCGGCAGGCCTCCTCAGGCGGATCATTCCACCGTTTCTCGATATCCTCCCAGATGGCGAGCCCCACATAGTACGGGTTAATGGACGTCTTGGACGGAAGCACCACTCCGGAATGCATCTGAGAAAAATCCACCGCTTCGTCGGAAGTGAGATCCATTTCTCTCATGATGCGCAAATGCCAGTAGGTCGCCCAGCCTTCGTTCATAATCTTCGTCTCGATCTGCGGCCAGAAATACAACATCTCGTCCCGCAGCACCGAGAGAATATCCCTTTGCCAATCTTCCAATACCCGGCTGTGCTCAATCAGAAACAGGACGAGATCCTTCTCCGGCTCCGGTGGAATTTTCCGCGGTACAGCCAGTTCCGCAGGTTTCGCCGCCGACGGGGGCTGATCGAGCGCCCACAGATCGCCATAGGGAGTTTGCGGCTTCTCCACTTGTTGCCCCTTCTCTCGGCGCTCCTCCCAGTCTCTGGGGCGACGGCGAAAAGTCACCGAAGGGTCGACGTGTTCCTGGATGGCGAGAGCGGCATCCAGAAACTGTTCCACCACGTCTTTGCCATATAGCAGTTCGTAGCTCCGAATCCGCTCGGCGCTGGCCGCCATACTCTCCACCATGAACCGCGAGGTATGGGCGAAGTGGGCGTTATTCTTGAAAAAGTCACAATGGGCGAGAACGTGGGCCGCCACGAGTTTATTTTGCAGCAGCGAGTTGCCGTCCAGTAAAAATGCGTAACAGGGATCCGAGTTGATCACCAGTTCGTAGATCCGGCTGAGGCCAAAGTCGTACTGCGTTTTCATCCGGTGAAAGGCCTTGCCGAAACTCCAGTGGGAAAACCGGGTCGGCATCCCGTACGCCCCAAAGGTGTAGATAATGTCCGCCGGGCAAATTTCAAAACGCATCTCATAAAAATCGAGCCCGAATCCTCGGGCGAGATCCATCATCTGTTCGATGGCCTGTTCCAGCTGGCGTATCTCCTCCCGGTTCATCCCTCTCCCCTCCCTAGGACGCCTGCTGATCCGCCCCCGGCGAGAAAAATGTGGTTAAAGCCTTGTAGACGTCCCCTTTCTCCCGGATCAAAACCGCCCGGAACTTCGGATTGTGAATGTGGCGATAGGCACTCATCAACGTGGAGGTCCGCTGATACTGGTTCACTTCTCCGTAACCGAAGATGTTACATTTGCCCATCAATTCATTGACCAGCTGAACACACCGCTCATTGTCCGAAGAGAGGTTATCCCCGTCCGAAAAATGGATCGGGTAGATGTTCCACCGCTTTACGGGATACTCATGATCCACGAGATCCAAAGCGAGTTGGTACGCGGACGAGCAAATCGTCCCTCCGCTCTCTCCTTTGGTGAAAAATTCCGTCTCACTCACGATCTTGGCCTCGGTATGGTGGGCGATAAACACAATGTCCACCTTTTGGTACTTGGTGCGGAGAAACCGCACCGTCCAGAAAAAAAATGTCCGGGCCACGTATTTTTCAAAAACGCCCATGGATCCGGAGGTATCCATCATCGCAAGCACCACGGCGTTGGAGCGCGGTTCTTCGATCTCTTCCCAGGTCTTATATCGCAGATCGTCCGGCGAGATGGGGTGGATACCCGGCTTCCCCTGCATGGCGTTACGCTTCAGGGTTTCGAGGATCGTCCGTTTCTTATCGATGTTCGAGGACAGACCTTTTTTGCGCACATCATTAAACCTGATATCTGTCACTTCTGTCTCGAACTGGTCCTTGGGCTTGAGGTCTGGAAGCTCCAGATCTTTAAAAAGGACTTCCTCGATATCCTCCACCGACACGTCGGCCTCGTAGTAGTCGATTCCCGGCTGATCGCCGGCACCCGGACCGGTTCCCGGTCCTTGGGCGGGTTCGCCGTCTCTTCCCAGCACATCGCCGGGTTTGGCGTTCCCATCCCCGGTGCCGCCATGTGCCTGTTTTTCGTAATTAAATCGGAACCGGTACTCGTCCAGGGAACGAATCGGCACCTTGACGATCTGCCGCCCGTCTGTCATAACGATGTTTTCTTCCGTGATGAGGTCCGGGAGATTCTTCCGGATGGCCTCTCGCACTTTTTCCCGGTGGCGCTGCTGATCCTGATAGCCTTTGCGGTGAAGGGACCAATCTTCCTTGGAAACGGTGAATCGAACCGGTGCCACGTTTCTCCCCGCCCTTTCGCTACCGATTGAGCAAACTGCCGGTGTACCGCAGCAGTTCGTTCGCGCAGATCGGACAATACCCGTGTTCCTCGATCAACTGTTTGGTAACTTCGTTGATTTTCTTGAGTTGCTGGGCGTCCGGCGTCTTGGTGGAAGTGGTGATCTTCACCACATCCTTCAGGTCGGCGAACAGCTTTTTTTCGATGGCTTCCCGCAGGCGCTCGTGGGAGTGGTACTCGAACTTCCGTCCCCGGCGGGCGTAGGTGGACATGCGAATCAGAATTTCCTCCCGGAACGCTTTTTTGGCGTTTTCCGAGATGCCGATCTGCTCTTCAATGGAACGCATCAGTTTTTCATCCGGATCGATTTCTTCTCCCGTAATAGGATCTTTCAATTTTTGCCAATTACAATAGGCCTCAACATTGTCCAGGTAATTTTCGAACAGGGTTCTGGCCGATTCTTCATACGAATAAACGAAAGCCTTTTGCACTTCTTTTTTCGCCATGTCGTCATATTCTTTTCGCGCCACGGCGATGAAGTTGAGCAGCCGCTCTCGGTCTTCTTTGGTGATGGAGGGGTGCTGGTCAAGCCCGTCCTTCAGCGCGCGCAGGACGTCCAAAGCATTGATGCAGGGGGTGTCCCGCCGAATCAGCGCACTGGAGATCCGGTTGATGACATACCGGGGATCGACGCCGGACATGCCTTCATCCGGCGCTTCCTGGCGCAGCTCTTCAATATCCTTTTCCTTAAACCCCTCCACCGTCTCCCCGTCGTACAGGCGCATTTTTTTCACCAAATCCATACCCTGTTTCTTGGAGTCCCGAAGCCGGGTGAGCACTGAGAAGATCGCTGCCGTCCGCAGGGCGTGAGGGGCGATGTGCACATCCCGGAGATCACTCTGACGCACTAATTTTTCATAGATCCGCACTTCATCGGTGACGCGCAGGTTATACGGGATCGGCATGACGATCATCCTGGATTGCAGGGCTTCATTCTTCTTGTTCGCGATAAACGCCCGGTATTCCGCCTCGTTGGTATGGGCGATGATCATTTCGTCCGCAGAGATGAGGGCAAACCGCCCGGCTTTGAAATTTCCTTCTTGGGTGAGAGAAAGCAGATGCCAGAGAAACTTTTCATCGCATTTCAACATCTCCTGGAACTCCATCAGCCCGCGATTGGCTTTGTTGAGTTCCCCGTCGAATCGATAAGCCCGGGGGTCGGACTCGGACCCGTACTCGGAAATGGTGGAAAAATCGATGCTTCCGGTGAGGTCGGCGATATCCTGGGATTTCGGGTCCGAAGGGCTAAAGGTGCCGATGCCCACCCGATCGTCTTCGGAAAGGAGCACCCGTTCCACGGGCACTTC is from Kyrpidia tusciae DSM 2912 and encodes:
- a CDS encoding (Fe-S)-binding protein, with the protein product MSNAKAKSFEFYEVVVDGMRLTGSFNRMFEPRPITEYDLSALETVTSIEGAESLGYCYQCGKCTGVCPIDTVGDYSPRKVFRRTQLGASLLDSPDLWLCTTCRNCLRVCPKEVNMIKIMPAVREKAVLEGKAPKELLDAFEATARYGNPLGESPRKRADWTKQAGVPVPIMSKHNAPVDVLWFVECYPSYHPRGKDASIALARIFNALGVDFGILGHEEKCAGDSQRMAGERGLFEMLAEHNIKMLSKYRFNQIVVTDPHAYNAFLHEYPALGGDFQTVHYTQYLASKIHELDLKIPIPKRVTFHDPCYLGRHNGEYDAPRKLLHAIPGLELVEMGHCRETAYCCGGGGGGMWLDGFNRDHLSMRLSERRVLEAIEYGADILAVACPFEVSRFEDAVKSTGNAGKLEVMDIAELLAQSAGLLESPVEVGQ
- a CDS encoding CoB--CoM heterodisulfide reductase iron-sulfur subunit A family protein, coding for MPKDSVLIVGGGPAGLEAARGVADLGKKAILVEARDELGGTPYASSYATLTPDLRDTEEEMAGLLGDVRKHPLVDLRLGTRVVKSEGREGEFRVTLAGADGAQVEEEVGAVIIATGFQHFDPGRETQMYGYYEYDDVITLVDAEKMMKQGKIVRPSTGEPPERVAFIQCVGSRDRQIGNKYCSKVCCGIASKQSIEIKRMLPNAKVFIFYIDMRMYGFWEDQIYWKAQEEYKVNYVRGIVTEIIRKGDRLLVKGEDTTMGRPVEVLMDMVILSVGMEPSRGTIEMSRIFNIPREDHGFLATQGGPLDTVSTPVPGIFVAGAAAGPKDLEDSISMGGAAAMKAVALLNRLQRVSVG
- a CDS encoding heterodisulfide reductase-related iron-sulfur binding cluster — translated: MPDRDAKSGGVLQVDTQRVFEPDPNEAPDEDIREAVWELGRAGEWIVQPVPEPYVEVRTKFGWKKKIPLQKTWHHKSCGQCGHIPGYSTSIFWLNRLLGYDYFDPRDQTSCTGWNYYASATSNQAAQAAVAMRNFAAAYETGYYPLIHCGTSFGHYKEVRHELVHDANLRRQVRDILHKLGRPFVMPEEIVHYSEWMYAVRDQLAARRVRDVSNITVAVHPACHYYKLQRADAVYDAEIYNGQRTAVVTAVVTALGGNVADYSTWYDCCGFGFRHILVERDFTRSFATLRKIEVMKEEANPDVVLTHDTGCVTSLDKSQFAARAHDRNVGVPVMSESQFAALALGAHPYRVAQLHWHSTDTAALLNKMGIDHEAAWAEFEQDLEKIRSGAVETLTWEAVM
- a CDS encoding 4Fe-4S dicluster domain-containing protein yields the protein MPSATLSYTEIPLEEKERLFAEVKADPRFHDYLYGCYECGICVAACPSARFYDFSPRKIAQTLAREDVETFYVQLNEDVWNCSQCFSCTRCPRKNNPGGLITIMREVAVKNGLRSTQEALAGYTRVIYKIMTTGTQVSPDMLQEDAFPDWGPQVREVSRNLDTWRKALPPDTMHTTATSWAVDERTTRELFAIWKMTGALDMIASLDEGLHAIIEELMEDELEEMGLTFD
- a CDS encoding SpoVR family protein yields the protein MNREEIRQLEQAIEQMMDLARGFGLDFYEMRFEICPADIIYTFGAYGMPTRFSHWSFGKAFHRMKTQYDFGLSRIYELVINSDPCYAFLLDGNSLLQNKLVAAHVLAHCDFFKNNAHFAHTSRFMVESMAASAERIRSYELLYGKDVVEQFLDAALAIQEHVDPSVTFRRRPRDWEERREKGQQVEKPQTPYGDLWALDQPPSAAKPAELAVPRKIPPEPEKDLVLFLIEHSRVLEDWQRDILSVLRDEMLYFWPQIETKIMNEGWATYWHLRIMREMDLTSDEAVDFSQMHSGVVLPSKTSINPYYVGLAIWEDIEKRWNDPPEEACRRFGARPGQGRAKMFEVRETETDTSFLRNYLTKELVEELNLYLYQKMGNEWRVVETDWEKVRDTLCAARVNGGFPVILVQDGDYLQNGELYLKHRYEGVELDVKYVEKTLPYVYRLWGRPVHLETVLDSRAILFSYDGKKNHRKFL
- the yhbH gene encoding sporulation protein YhbH translates to MAPVRFTVSKEDWSLHRKGYQDQQRHREKVREAIRKNLPDLITEENIVMTDGRQIVKVPIRSLDEYRFRFNYEKQAHGGTGDGNAKPGDVLGRDGEPAQGPGTGPGAGDQPGIDYYEADVSVEDIEEVLFKDLELPDLKPKDQFETEVTDIRFNDVRKKGLSSNIDKKRTILETLKRNAMQGKPGIHPISPDDLRYKTWEEIEEPRSNAVVLAMMDTSGSMGVFEKYVARTFFFWTVRFLRTKYQKVDIVFIAHHTEAKIVSETEFFTKGESGGTICSSAYQLALDLVDHEYPVKRWNIYPIHFSDGDNLSSDNERCVQLVNELMGKCNIFGYGEVNQYQRTSTLMSAYRHIHNPKFRAVLIREKGDVYKALTTFFSPGADQQAS
- a CDS encoding PrkA family serine protein kinase — encoded protein: MDILDRLSEYRAREEQLRWEGTFRDYLDIVRAKPHVAQSAHSRIYQMIAAAGVQTDKQGRKHYKFFEREIFGLDSAIERLVEEYFHSAARRLDVRKRILLLMGPVSGGKSTIVTMLKRGLEQFSRTDPGALYGIKGCPMHEEPLHLIPPELRPDFEQEFGIKIEGTLCPACRLRVQDEYNNRVEEVPVERVLLSEDDRVGIGTFSPSDPKSQDIADLTGSIDFSTISEYGSESDPRAYRFDGELNKANRGLMEFQEMLKCDEKFLWHLLSLTQEGNFKAGRFALISADEMIIAHTNEAEYRAFIANKKNEALQSRMIVMPIPYNLRVTDEVRIYEKLVRQSDLRDVHIAPHALRTAAIFSVLTRLRDSKKQGMDLVKKMRLYDGETVEGFKEKDIEELRQEAPDEGMSGVDPRYVINRISSALIRRDTPCINALDVLRALKDGLDQHPSITKEDRERLLNFIAVARKEYDDMAKKEVQKAFVYSYEESARTLFENYLDNVEAYCNWQKLKDPITGEEIDPDEKLMRSIEEQIGISENAKKAFREEILIRMSTYARRGRKFEYHSHERLREAIEKKLFADLKDVVKITTSTKTPDAQQLKKINEVTKQLIEEHGYCPICANELLRYTGSLLNR